The Vigna angularis cultivar LongXiaoDou No.4 chromosome 6, ASM1680809v1, whole genome shotgun sequence genome contains the following window.
atttataatatgGACAATTTTTCAAAGCTAGATACTGTATTTGGTAAATTATAAAAGGTTTTacaaatttttgataaattgTTCTAACtctaatgattttttaattgaagtCATCATGAGTTTtaacaattttgtcttaaaattataaaaagtgaAATCATAGTTATTTATAACAACTTATTTATGAATACGTTGAGTGAAAATTATTAGAACTCATGATGactattaatttgaattaaagtatttataattgataacaattttctatttataatgaaCTAAAGTTGTGAGAATTCATGAGACGTCagttatattgaattttttctcAAAACAACTGAAATTATCATACATAATGACTTTGGTTTTAATTAGAAATCGtcataaattattatcataGGTCATAACaatttcacattttaaaaaatttataaagaaatcaTTAGAATTTTTAATGAGTTTCAAATTGAACAAGTGATAACGActtcaatttattaaattttttttcaaataattgaaGTTGTTATAAATCATGACGACTTTGATTCAAATTGAAAATAGTCATCAATTCTAACTATATTCCTTAAAcgaacatttttttcaaaattttatgaaaaagtcCTAAAATTCATGACGAGTTAAATTGAAAAGTCATCGTAACTCTACTACTTACTCTAAATatgtaaagaaaataaagaaaaaaaaagtctaactacccaatttatataaattacgTGGTAAAATACCCCCGTTTTTAAAATTTGCCTTTATAAAAGGAGAATGCACTCATAACTCTTACTTCAAAGTATCTTGAATGACGAGGATGTTTGAAGATTCGTATTTCGTATTTATGAGCAAAGGGCTTGGTAGAAAATTTTCGACTTCCCAACCAATAGCATACCTAGATGTAAACTTTTTCTGCCACCCAGTTTTAACTTGTGTTATAATTATCACGAAAGAGGTTTTACGAGGTTTTCATAGCCAGCCCCTACTCTGTATTTCATTACATAAATATAACAACACTGAAGATACTTAATTTGTGTCAGTAGCCAATATGAATTTTCATACCCAAACTTCCAAAGCAGTATCAAATGTTTTGCTTCGGCATTCTCCAACAATCTTGCTTCTCTTCATTGGCGCTCAGGTTGCCTACAGTTTCCAAAATACAACTGTTGGCGTGCTCATTGATGTCAATTCAAAGACAGGAGAACAACAGAGAATGGCCATGCAAATTGCAGCTCAACGTTTCAACAATGATTCACAGAACCACTATATAAAACTTTTCTTCCGCGACTCTGGTGGAATTCCATTACAAGCAGCTTCATCTGGTGAGCACTATTTGATGATGAACTTTTCGGTTTTAAACTTCTTTTCACTTAATCACGTATAAGATATATTGCTTCTTCTGCTTTCCAGCTGAAGAACTAATCATTAAGAAAAAAGTTGAAGTCATTCTTGTCATGGGGACATGGCAAGAAGCAACTCTAGTTGCTGACCAGGGAAACAGTGCTCAAATtccaattatttcattttcttctcccCCAATGATCCCTCCTGATTCAATGCAACATCGTTGGCCCTTTCTGATTCAAATGGCAAAAGATCAGGCTGCACAAATAAACTGCATTGCAGATATTATCCATGAGTTCAATTGGCGGAAGGTTATAGCTATATACGAAGACAACCCTTACAGTGGTGATTCTGGAATGTTAAGCCTCTTTTCTGAGGCTCTCCAAAAGGGTGACTCACAGATAGAGAACCGGTTAGTTCTTCCATCGTTCACTTCTTTATCTGATCCGAAAGGGTTTGTTCTGAACGAATTGCTTGAGCTTTTGCCACTGCAATCTCGTGTTTTTGTTGTACTTCAAGCAACATTCCCAATGATAACCCATTTGTTCAGAGAAGCTAAGAAAATTGGATTGTTGGGGAAAGATTCAGCTTGGATAATGAACGAGGGAATCACAAGTATGTTAGACTTTGCAAACAAATCTGTTTTGTCCTCTATGGAAGGTGCTTTAGGAATCAAAGCCTATTATTCTACAAGTTCTCTTTCTTATAAGCAATTGCAGGATGATTTCCAACCTGAGCATGCAAAACCAGGATCAGATGCATTACAAGCTTATGATAGCGTTACATTAATCACAAAGGCCTTGGAGAGAATGAATGGGAAATCTAGTAATTCAATGGTGTTCTTGGAAAAATTGTTATCTAGCGATTTCAATGGTTTAAGTGGTAATATAAGATTCAAAGATGGTCATCTATTCAACACTCCGGTGTTGAGAGTGATAAACGTGGTTAACAAGGAATACAAGGAATTAGATTTTTGGACCCCGAAATTGAAGTTCGGTAAATCTCTTAAAATACTGAAAGACAGAGAAACAAAAGGTGATTATGCTACAAATATCTCACTTGGTCCAGTGGTTTGGCCAGGAGGCCTAACTTCTACTGCTCCTAAGGGATGGAAACTGCCGACTTACGCAGAACCTTTAAAAGTGGCAATTCCTATAAACCCTGCTTTCGAAAATTTCCTGAAGGAAGACCCTCCAAAGAAATATGATGGTTTCTGTATTCGTCTTTTCCTCGAGACAATAAAAATTCTGAGTTACAAGTATGGTGACATTCCCTATGTATTTGAGTCCTTCAATGAATCCTATGATAAACTTCTACTGAATGTAATAAACAAGGTAATGCCTATTGTTCAAATTTCTCAACACAAAATGCTTTCTAGTATTCTTTGAAGTTTAAATTGTGTCCTCCTTTTAGACTTTCGTGATTATTTGTTTCATGACCAATTGATTAACACAGAACCCTCATAGAAAATTGAATAACTGCAGTCCCACCATGCTATTGTCGGAGATTTAACAATACTCGCCAACCGATCAAAGGATGTGTCGTTCACT
Protein-coding sequences here:
- the LOC108341684 gene encoding glutamate receptor 2.7-like; the protein is MNFHTQTSKAVSNVLLRHSPTILLLFIGAQVAYSFQNTTVGVLIDVNSKTGEQQRMAMQIAAQRFNNDSQNHYIKLFFRDSGGIPLQAASSAEELIIKKKVEVILVMGTWQEATLVADQGNSAQIPIISFSSPPMIPPDSMQHRWPFLIQMAKDQAAQINCIADIIHEFNWRKVIAIYEDNPYSGDSGMLSLFSEALQKGDSQIENRLVLPSFTSLSDPKGFVLNELLELLPLQSRVFVVLQATFPMITHLFREAKKIGLLGKDSAWIMNEGITSMLDFANKSVLSSMEGALGIKAYYSTSSLSYKQLQDDFQPEHAKPGSDALQAYDSVTLITKALERMNGKSSNSMVFLEKLLSSDFNGLSGNIRFKDGHLFNTPVLRVINVVNKEYKELDFWTPKLKFGKSLKILKDRETKGDYATNISLGPVVWPGGLTSTAPKGWKLPTYAEPLKVAIPINPAFENFLKEDPPKKYDGFCIRLFLETIKILSYKYGDIPYVFESFNESYDKLLLNVINKSHHAIVGDLTILANRSKDVSFTQPYTDSSLSVIFPIETEGSMWLFKQPFSWEMWLATICILIYTTFTVWFLEHEFNPDFGGPLENQISTTLWFAFSSLFFAHRERIRSNSARVAVAAWLFLVFVLNSSYTANLSSMLTVKRWSRRDIEWLKQNNLSVGCENRSSFVRNYMINVYKFHPNQIIYVHGEHDIVDKFKSKKMHALFFESPYERVFLNKYPGDYTAITAAYKFGGLGFVFQKGSPMAKEFSEAILELAENGKLKSLEEQWLTPPQCSNSNRSPETEGLTLPNFWILYVMCAFICTICLVLSVSSQT